Proteins from a genomic interval of Proteobacteria bacterium CG1_02_64_396:
- a CDS encoding dihydropteroate synthase, translating to MTGGEDRQRPAIMAILNATPDSFSDGGSIDPSTSRGLAAALRRAESALAEGAEILDVGGESTRPGAAVVDEAEERRRVVSLIEGLSRRGLGPVSIDTRKAAVARAALEAGAAMVNDVSAGGDPAMFPLVAEAGCPIVLMHMRGEPGTMQRHPEYDDVVMQVGEYLSQRRALALAAGITSDRILVDPGIGFGKRLEHNLALLRQVHLLRQLGPVLLGVSRKRMLGELLGIDEPLRRDLATAVVSTHAMRVGVAVVRVHDVRGSQQALALIEAMESMGYL from the coding sequence TTGACGGGGGGCGAAGACCGGCAGCGTCCCGCCATCATGGCGATCCTCAACGCAACCCCCGATTCCTTCTCCGATGGTGGTTCGATAGATCCCTCAACCTCCAGGGGATTGGCTGCCGCTCTACGACGCGCCGAAAGCGCATTGGCCGAGGGGGCCGAGATTCTCGACGTCGGGGGGGAGTCGACCCGTCCGGGGGCGGCGGTGGTCGATGAAGCAGAGGAGCGGCGCCGGGTGGTGTCGCTGATCGAAGGGTTGAGCCGCCGTGGCTTGGGGCCGGTCAGCATCGATACTCGCAAGGCAGCGGTCGCCCGGGCGGCCTTGGAGGCAGGGGCCGCGATGGTCAACGACGTCTCGGCGGGGGGCGATCCGGCGATGTTCCCCCTGGTGGCCGAGGCCGGTTGCCCCATCGTCTTGATGCACATGCGTGGCGAACCGGGGACGATGCAGCGTCACCCTGAATATGACGATGTGGTCATGCAGGTGGGGGAATATCTGAGCCAGCGCCGTGCGCTCGCGCTGGCGGCAGGGATTACTTCGGACCGCATTCTGGTCGACCCTGGGATCGGTTTTGGCAAGCGGTTGGAGCACAACCTGGCGCTGCTGCGTCAGGTGCACCTGCTGCGTCAGCTGGGGCCGGTGCTTCTGGGGGTCTCACGCAAGCGTATGTTGGGCGAGCTACTCGGGATCGACGAGCCACTCCGGCGTGATCTGGCGACCGCAGTGGTCTCGACCCACGCCATGCGGGTTGGCGTTGCGGTAGTTCGGGTCCACGACGTGCGGGGATCACAGCAGGCTCTAGCCTTGATTGAAGCCATGGAGTCGATGGGGTATCTTTAA
- a CDS encoding cell division protein FtsH, with the protein MNNFYKNLSLWLVIGLVMIMLFNLFSKPVPGNKMIYSAFLSEVEKGNVVEVTIDGTKITGSLVDGRPFTTYAVEDPDLVKDLRDRHVSIASTPKEEPNLLVSVLVSWFPMILLIGIWIFFMRQVQGGGTKGAMSFGKSRAKLLNENSQKVTFADVAGVDEGKGELTEVVDFLKDPQKFTKLGAKIPKGVLLIGPPGTGKTLLARAVAGEAGVPFFSISGSDFVEMFVGVGASRVRDLFEQAKKQAPCLVFIDEIDAVGRRRGAGLGGGHDEREQTLNQLLVEMDGFESNEGVILIAATNRPDVLDPALLRPGRFDRQVTVPSPDVRGREQILKVHMGKVPIDDSVVPSVIARGTPGFSGADLANLVNEAALLAARQNKERVTMADFEAAKDKVLMGVERKSQVISERERATTAYHEAGHALVAIKLPGTDPIHKVSIIPRGRALGVTMQLPSEDRYTADIEKLENDIAIMMGGRLAEELVLNQKTTGASNDIMRATQLARRMVTEWGMSEALGPLTYGEKEEEIFLGREVTKHSNLSERTMQQIDGEIRTVIDRNYNRAREILKNDLDELHTLGRALLRYETIDAKEIAAILKGVGIRGESYIGDMDPDAFERTVPPSEEEAAEGGRPD; encoded by the coding sequence TTGAACAACTTCTACAAAAACCTCTCCCTGTGGCTGGTGATCGGCCTGGTCATGATCATGCTGTTCAATTTGTTCAGCAAACCGGTCCCCGGCAACAAGATGATCTATTCGGCCTTCCTCAGCGAGGTCGAAAAGGGCAACGTGGTCGAGGTGACCATTGACGGCACCAAGATCACTGGATCCCTGGTCGACGGTCGCCCCTTCACCACCTATGCGGTGGAGGATCCCGATCTGGTTAAGGATCTGCGCGACCGCCACGTTTCGATCGCCTCCACCCCCAAAGAAGAACCCAACCTGCTGGTTTCGGTGTTGGTCTCTTGGTTTCCGATGATTTTGCTCATCGGCATCTGGATTTTCTTCATGCGCCAAGTGCAGGGGGGCGGGACCAAAGGGGCGATGTCATTCGGTAAGTCGCGGGCCAAGCTGCTCAACGAAAACTCACAGAAGGTCACCTTTGCCGATGTAGCTGGCGTCGACGAGGGCAAGGGGGAGCTGACCGAGGTGGTCGACTTCCTCAAAGACCCCCAAAAATTCACCAAACTCGGCGCCAAGATTCCCAAGGGGGTGCTGCTGATTGGTCCCCCCGGTACCGGTAAAACCCTGCTGGCTCGCGCCGTAGCGGGGGAGGCGGGGGTCCCCTTTTTCTCGATCTCCGGCTCTGACTTCGTCGAAATGTTCGTCGGCGTCGGTGCCAGCCGGGTACGCGATCTGTTCGAGCAGGCCAAAAAACAGGCCCCCTGCCTGGTTTTCATCGACGAGATCGATGCGGTGGGACGGCGTCGTGGTGCCGGTCTGGGTGGCGGTCACGACGAACGGGAGCAGACCCTCAACCAACTGCTGGTCGAGATGGATGGTTTCGAATCCAACGAAGGGGTCATTCTGATCGCCGCCACCAACCGACCCGACGTGCTCGATCCGGCCCTGCTGCGTCCGGGCCGCTTTGATCGCCAGGTGACCGTCCCCTCGCCAGATGTGCGCGGACGTGAGCAGATCCTCAAGGTGCACATGGGCAAGGTGCCGATCGACGACAGCGTCGTGCCCTCGGTGATTGCCCGCGGCACCCCCGGTTTTTCAGGGGCCGATCTGGCCAATTTGGTCAATGAGGCGGCGCTGCTGGCGGCTCGGCAAAACAAGGAGCGGGTGACCATGGCCGACTTCGAGGCGGCCAAGGACAAGGTGCTCATGGGGGTCGAACGTAAGAGTCAAGTCATCAGCGAGCGAGAGCGGGCCACCACCGCCTACCACGAGGCGGGCCACGCCCTGGTGGCGATCAAACTGCCCGGCACCGATCCGATTCATAAGGTTTCGATCATTCCCCGTGGACGCGCTCTGGGGGTGACGATGCAGCTGCCTTCCGAAGATCGCTACACCGCCGACATCGAAAAGCTCGAAAACGACATTGCCATCATGATGGGTGGGCGGTTGGCCGAGGAGTTGGTACTCAATCAGAAGACCACCGGTGCCTCCAATGACATCATGCGGGCAACCCAGTTGGCTCGGCGCATGGTCACCGAATGGGGGATGAGCGAAGCGCTCGGCCCGCTGACCTATGGTGAGAAAGAGGAGGAGATCTTCCTGGGTCGAGAAGTCACCAAACACAGCAATCTTTCTGAGCGCACCATGCAACAGATCGACGGTGAAATCCGCACCGTCATTGATCGCAACTACAACCGGGCGCGCGAGATTCTTAAGAACGACCTCGACGAGCTGCATACGTTGGGTCGTGCCCTGCTGCGTTACGAGACCATCGATGCCAAGGAGATCGCCGCCATCCTCAAGGGGGTGGGGATCCGGGGCGAGAGTTACATCGGCGACATGGATCCCGATGCCTTCGAACGCACCGTTCCCCCTTCCGAGGAGGAGGCGGCCGAGGGTGGGCGCCCCGACTGA
- a CDS encoding phosphoglucosamine mutase codes for MGERQYFGTDGIRGTANRHPMTVEVATKVARAAGYLFSQRDGRSHWILIGKDTRRSGYMIEAAMVAGFTSVGLNVLQVGPLPTSGVAMLTRAMRADGGVMISASHNSFEDNGNKFFDADGNKLSDEVELEIERLMSCDKLDAFRPEGKEIGRAVRIEDAKGRYIEYCKATVPRRLRLDGLKLVVDAANGAAYHVAGEVFYELGAEVITTGINPNGLNINDGVGALHPEHLANLVKEHGADAGIALDGDADRLIMVDETGRVLDGDDILGMVGVILHREGQLRGPVVATVMSNMGLERLLAAHGIEFVRTAVGDRYVLEGMAEHGSNVGGEQSGHLIMSDYVTTGDGIIAALQVLRATVVAQAPLSRVAGQLERYPQRLVNVALSAPLSREDKQKLADLSRDLSQSILDARSDGRVVLRPSGTEPKLRIMVEARSEDLLASLLSEAREQVASLLNIAV; via the coding sequence ATGGGCGAACGCCAATATTTTGGAACCGACGGAATCCGCGGGACCGCCAACCGCCATCCGATGACGGTAGAGGTTGCCACCAAGGTGGCCCGAGCAGCCGGATACCTGTTTTCGCAGCGGGATGGCCGTAGTCATTGGATATTGATCGGCAAGGACACCCGCCGCTCTGGCTACATGATCGAGGCGGCGATGGTGGCTGGGTTCACCTCGGTGGGGCTCAACGTTTTGCAGGTCGGGCCATTGCCGACCTCGGGCGTGGCGATGTTGACCCGGGCGATGCGGGCCGATGGCGGGGTGATGATTTCGGCATCGCACAACTCGTTTGAGGACAACGGCAACAAGTTCTTCGATGCGGATGGCAACAAGCTTTCCGACGAGGTCGAGTTGGAGATCGAACGGTTGATGAGCTGCGATAAGCTCGACGCGTTCCGTCCCGAAGGTAAGGAAATTGGGCGGGCCGTGCGCATCGAGGATGCCAAGGGGCGATACATCGAATACTGCAAGGCGACCGTCCCCCGCAGATTGCGCCTGGATGGATTGAAGCTGGTGGTCGATGCGGCCAATGGAGCCGCCTACCACGTGGCGGGTGAGGTCTTCTATGAGCTTGGGGCCGAGGTCATCACCACCGGGATCAATCCCAATGGTCTGAACATCAACGATGGGGTGGGGGCGTTGCATCCCGAACATTTGGCCAATCTGGTGAAGGAGCACGGTGCCGACGCAGGGATTGCCCTGGATGGCGATGCCGACCGCCTGATCATGGTCGACGAAACCGGGCGTGTACTCGACGGAGACGATATTCTCGGGATGGTCGGGGTTATTCTGCATCGAGAGGGGCAGCTTCGTGGGCCAGTAGTCGCAACGGTCATGAGCAATATGGGACTGGAGCGGCTCTTGGCCGCCCACGGCATCGAATTCGTTCGCACCGCCGTGGGAGATCGCTATGTCCTGGAGGGGATGGCCGAGCATGGTTCCAATGTGGGGGGGGAGCAATCGGGCCACTTGATCATGTCGGACTACGTTACCACGGGGGACGGCATTATCGCGGCGCTCCAGGTGCTTCGGGCCACAGTGGTTGCGCAGGCTCCGCTTTCTCGGGTGGCAGGACAATTGGAGCGTTATCCACAGCGGTTGGTGAACGTGGCGTTGTCTGCCCCTTTGAGTCGTGAAGATAAGCAAAAATTGGCTGATTTGAGTCGAGACCTGAGCCAGTCGATTCTCGACGCTCGCAGCGATGGCCGTGTGGTGCTGCGCCCCTCTGGGACTGAGCCAAAGCTACGCATCATGGTCGAGGCACGCAGCGAGGATCTGTTGGCTAGTCTACTGAGCGAGGCGCGGGAACAGGTTGCCAGCCTGCTGAACATCGCGGTTTGA
- a CDS encoding TIGR00159 family protein, producing the protein MADLSTQITAFVGELSFRDVIDIAVVSALIYGLLLFFKGTRAMQMLGGLAMLLGLYLVAEWAGLVTTQWLFSNFISSLIVILVVLFQHEIRPLLIRMGKASLWHPVAFTEKEAIEEVTRAVRALAQDRIGALIVFQRETGLNNFLDTGTVIDARVRRELIVSLFHPSSPIHDGAVIIVEGRVIAAGCFLPLSQSSELSKRLGTRHRAALGLAEETDAVVVVVSEETGRISVAVDSTLESGLEIEQLRDRLNELLRVRQVAVTGAA; encoded by the coding sequence ATGGCAGATCTTTCCACCCAAATAACCGCCTTTGTCGGCGAGTTGAGCTTCCGTGATGTCATCGACATAGCGGTGGTGTCGGCATTGATTTACGGCTTGCTGCTGTTCTTCAAAGGCACCCGCGCCATGCAGATGCTGGGTGGACTGGCGATGTTGCTCGGTCTGTACCTCGTGGCCGAGTGGGCTGGACTGGTGACCACGCAGTGGTTGTTCTCCAACTTCATCTCCTCCCTGATCGTCATCCTGGTGGTGTTGTTTCAGCACGAAATCCGCCCCTTGCTCATTCGCATGGGTAAGGCATCGCTCTGGCACCCGGTCGCTTTCACCGAAAAGGAGGCGATCGAAGAGGTGACCCGCGCGGTTCGAGCGCTAGCTCAAGACCGCATCGGGGCCTTGATCGTGTTCCAGCGCGAAACAGGGCTGAACAACTTCCTCGACACCGGCACGGTAATCGATGCCCGGGTACGGCGGGAGCTCATTGTTTCCCTCTTCCATCCCTCCTCTCCAATCCATGACGGCGCGGTTATCATCGTGGAGGGGCGGGTGATTGCCGCCGGCTGTTTCCTTCCCCTGTCACAATCCTCCGAACTGTCCAAACGCTTGGGGACCCGTCATCGGGCGGCACTAGGTTTGGCCGAGGAGACCGATGCGGTGGTTGTGGTGGTGAGTGAGGAGACCGGTCGGATCTCGGTGGCAGTTGATTCAACCCTTGAAAGTGGACTTGAGATCGAACAGTTGCGCGACCGCTTGAACGAACTCTTGCGGGTGCGGCAGGTGGCGGTGACGGGGGCTGCATGA